In Polyangia bacterium, a genomic segment contains:
- a CDS encoding response regulator, protein MARVLVVEDEQDLQDVMDYNLRAAGHDVSVSARGGPVQALVQQSPPDLILLDLMLPDMSGLDVCRTLKSHPQWRTIPIIMVTARDAEVDRIVGFELGADDYVVKPFSVRELMLRVQAILRRKRAEAPAVAAGPVTFGRLSLERDVPRVLVDGQEVLLTALELKLLCTLYDRRDRVQSRSVLLDDVWGVSGDNTTRTVDTHVKRLREKLAAAGDYIETVRGIGYRFSGSVPDERS, encoded by the coding sequence ATGGCGCGCGTCTTGGTGGTGGAGGACGAACAGGACCTTCAGGACGTCATGGATTACAACCTGCGCGCCGCCGGCCACGACGTGTCAGTGTCGGCGCGGGGCGGGCCGGTGCAGGCGCTGGTGCAGCAGTCGCCGCCCGATTTGATCCTGCTGGATCTGATGCTCCCGGACATGTCGGGGCTGGACGTCTGCCGCACGCTGAAAAGCCACCCGCAATGGCGGACCATCCCCATCATCATGGTCACCGCCCGCGACGCCGAGGTGGACCGTATCGTCGGCTTCGAGCTGGGCGCCGACGACTATGTGGTGAAACCCTTCAGCGTGCGCGAGCTGATGCTGCGGGTGCAGGCCATCCTGCGCCGCAAGCGCGCCGAGGCTCCGGCGGTCGCCGCCGGCCCTGTCACCTTCGGGCGCCTCAGCCTTGAACGCGACGTGCCGCGGGTTCTGGTCGACGGCCAGGAGGTCCTGTTGACCGCGCTTGAGCTGAAGCTTCTGTGCACGCTTTACGATCGGCGCGATCGGGTACAGTCGCGGTCAGTGTTGCTGGACGACGTGTGGGGCGTCAGCGGCGACAACACCACGCGCACCGTCGACACGCACGTCAAACGCCTGCGCGAAAAACTGGCCGCCGCCGGCGACTACATCGAAACCGTGCGCGGCATCGGCTATCGCTTCAGCGGCAGTGTACCCGACGAACGTTCCTAG
- a CDS encoding sialate O-acetylesterase — protein sequence MSKVSPVGIAVTALASLTLAASCGLQVKYYPDEEPGSGGSPVGSGSGGTTVGSGGTTVGSGSGGSNGSGGNSQSTGSGGQTGGDGGMPTTGSGGAGMGGVSGIMVNIGGTMVPKEKAIAFIHFGHSNMAGRGQAPASLKPYFLTDVDPHAWMYHASGNKKGFLPANEPFTAGDATSLQENDGGPGTPLVKQAAAMAPGYEFISVGFGQNALFCRNYAPGGTYYKAAMAGPMALKGQVTFAAIVIMLGITERHGTATDIQNYPMCINSIVTQIRTDLGLPNLPLMITDYEMTANTSAGEDLTYNGPFGSQILPRIHTIPSFISKLHPITYMPPTGMNPAVMNSALVPTDKLALRDDHHFQLDSHKTWTQNLLDIMKEAGWFPWAAQ from the coding sequence ATGTCCAAAGTCAGCCCCGTCGGAATTGCGGTGACGGCCCTGGCCAGCCTCACTTTGGCGGCTTCGTGCGGGTTGCAGGTCAAGTATTATCCGGACGAGGAGCCAGGCAGCGGCGGGTCCCCGGTCGGCAGTGGCAGCGGTGGCACCACGGTCGGCAGCGGCGGCACCACGGTCGGCAGCGGCAGCGGTGGCTCAAACGGCAGCGGTGGCAATTCCCAGAGCACCGGCAGCGGCGGTCAGACGGGTGGCGACGGAGGCATGCCGACGACGGGCAGCGGCGGCGCCGGCATGGGCGGCGTGTCGGGCATCATGGTGAACATCGGCGGCACGATGGTCCCGAAGGAGAAGGCCATCGCCTTCATTCACTTCGGTCACTCGAACATGGCGGGACGCGGTCAGGCGCCCGCCAGTCTTAAGCCATACTTCCTCACCGACGTTGATCCGCACGCCTGGATGTATCACGCGTCCGGCAACAAGAAAGGGTTCCTCCCGGCCAATGAACCTTTTACGGCGGGCGACGCGACGAGCTTGCAAGAGAACGACGGCGGCCCAGGAACACCATTGGTCAAGCAAGCAGCCGCGATGGCGCCTGGGTATGAATTCATTTCAGTCGGATTTGGCCAGAACGCGCTGTTCTGTCGCAATTACGCACCCGGCGGCACGTATTACAAAGCGGCAATGGCCGGCCCGATGGCCCTCAAAGGCCAAGTCACATTCGCCGCCATTGTCATCATGCTGGGAATTACCGAACGTCACGGCACGGCGACGGACATTCAAAATTACCCGATGTGCATCAACAGCATTGTCACGCAGATCCGCACCGACCTGGGATTGCCCAATCTACCGCTGATGATCACCGACTACGAGATGACCGCCAACACCAGCGCCGGCGAGGATCTGACGTACAACGGACCGTTCGGCAGCCAGATCCTGCCGCGCATTCACACCATCCCGTCGTTTATCTCCAAGTTGCACCCCATCACGTACATGCCGCCAACTGGGATGAACCCGGCGGTCATGAACTCGGCGCTGGTGCCGACAGACAAGCTGGCGTTGAGAGACGATCACCACTTTCAGCTCGACTCGCACAAAACCTGGACCCAAAACCTACTGGACATCATGAAAGAAGCCGGCTGGTTCCCCTGGGCAGCGCAATAA
- a CDS encoding glycosyltransferase family 2 protein — protein sequence MGIVVVIPAYNAGRYLPVVVARITGAPLPALQRIIVVNDGSTDDTRAVVAALPAQRCPIELIDRPANGGYGAAMKDGLERARQGDPEIVACVHADGQYSPEALPALVATMREQRLDLLQGSRIASGTARSGGMPIYKIFANAVLNRLENATLGLSMTDYHSGYLVYGRRVLADVPFRRLSDSFDFDLEMIAAARARRLAVAEAPVPTHYGDEVSHLNPITYGLRVLRVMWNYRRGRYDPN from the coding sequence ATGGGCATCGTGGTGGTCATCCCGGCGTACAACGCCGGCCGATACCTGCCGGTGGTGGTGGCGCGGATAACCGGCGCGCCGCTGCCGGCCCTGCAGCGGATCATCGTGGTCAACGACGGCAGCACCGATGACACGCGCGCGGTGGTGGCCGCCCTGCCCGCCCAGCGCTGCCCGATCGAGCTCATCGATCGACCGGCCAACGGCGGCTACGGCGCCGCCATGAAGGACGGCCTGGAGCGGGCGCGGCAAGGCGACCCCGAGATCGTCGCCTGCGTTCACGCCGACGGCCAGTACAGCCCGGAGGCGCTGCCGGCGCTGGTGGCCACCATGCGCGAGCAGCGACTGGATCTGCTGCAAGGCTCGCGCATCGCCTCGGGAACGGCGCGTTCGGGCGGTATGCCGATTTACAAAATCTTTGCGAACGCGGTTTTGAACCGGCTGGAGAACGCCACCTTGGGCCTGTCGATGACCGATTATCACAGCGGGTATTTGGTCTACGGTCGGCGGGTGCTCGCCGACGTGCCGTTTCGCCGGCTTTCCGACAGCTTTGATTTCGACCTGGAGATGATCGCCGCCGCTCGGGCGCGCCGCCTGGCGGTGGCGGAGGCGCCCGTGCCCACGCACTATGGCGACGAGGTTTCGCACTTGAATCCGATCACCTACGGCCTGCGCGTCTTGCGGGTCATGTGGAACTACCGAAGGGGACGTTATGATCCGAACTAG
- a CDS encoding RNA polymerase sigma factor — translation MKLLTNGTVAEHTPNEAPPEDPLGPLVAGAAAGDRQMMGGILQAVAPAVLTVVRVILGPDNPDVPDVAQEGLMALRDALRIFRRESSVTQYAKQVAVRTALTARRRWRSREQRLQEFRRETETGSDNETTDDPLVRARRTAAFRALLDDLPDAQAETFALRVVLDYTLPQVASATGVPINTVRSRVRLAKEKLKRRIETDPALYDILRGGER, via the coding sequence ATGAAGTTGCTCACGAACGGGACTGTCGCAGAGCACACCCCGAACGAAGCCCCCCCCGAGGATCCCTTGGGTCCCCTGGTCGCCGGTGCAGCCGCGGGCGATCGCCAGATGATGGGCGGCATCCTGCAGGCGGTAGCGCCGGCAGTCTTGACCGTGGTGCGCGTGATCCTCGGCCCCGACAACCCCGACGTTCCTGACGTCGCGCAAGAGGGCTTGATGGCCCTGCGCGATGCCTTGCGCATTTTCCGCCGTGAATCGTCGGTCACTCAGTATGCCAAGCAGGTCGCCGTGCGCACGGCGTTGACCGCGCGCCGACGCTGGCGCTCGCGCGAGCAGCGCCTGCAGGAATTTCGCCGCGAAACCGAGACCGGCAGCGACAACGAGACCACCGACGATCCCTTGGTGCGGGCGCGTCGGACGGCGGCCTTCCGGGCGCTGCTGGACGACCTGCCAGACGCGCAGGCCGAGACATTCGCCTTGCGGGTGGTCCTGGATTACACTTTGCCGCAAGTCGCCTCGGCGACCGGTGTTCCGATCAATACAGTTCGCAGCCGGGTTCGCCTGGCGAAAGAGAAGCTCAAGCGCCGGATTGAAACGGACCCCGCGCTGTACGACATTTTGAGGGGGGGCGAGAGGTGA
- a CDS encoding MBOAT family protein, protein MVFSSQIFLFYFLPLVLCLYYALPFRARTAMIALSSYVFYGWANPIWAVIMFFGSSVDYFCGLALVRFAGLPDQDGLPPIIGPEIPRTRKMRIVLAVSIVTNMGLLAVFKYTGFAAENVNALGRALGMGHDLVPVLHLVLPVGISFYTFKAMSYAIDVYRGEARPMRRFTDYMCFEAFFPDLVAGPIIRYAALEQQMRERQHTWDKFARGVAFFAFGMGKKILLANPMGHIADTAFAGGALHVGDAWFGIFGYAFQIYFDFSGYSDMAVGLALMMGFVLIQNFDSPYKADNITDFWRRWHISLSTWLRDYLYIPLGGNRKGPVRTYVNLMAVMLLGGLWHGASWNFIIWGLIHGGMLAFERAQGKNSPYRRLPHPVRVGITFIVVCLSWVFFRAKTLGQALVYFKSMLGLATVTSAADSVAGAMYTPYHGAMFVLCGITVWGLPNTWAFTNKLSVGRSVGGMALLALAILMMWTQTVNPFLYFQF, encoded by the coding sequence ATGGTTTTTTCCAGTCAGATCTTTCTGTTCTACTTTTTGCCGCTGGTTCTTTGTCTTTACTACGCGCTGCCTTTCCGGGCCCGCACCGCGATGATCGCGCTGTCCAGCTACGTGTTCTACGGCTGGGCGAATCCGATCTGGGCGGTGATCATGTTCTTCGGGTCCAGCGTCGATTATTTCTGCGGGCTGGCCCTGGTCCGCTTCGCCGGGCTGCCTGATCAGGACGGCCTGCCGCCGATCATCGGACCGGAGATCCCGCGCACCCGCAAGATGCGGATCGTCCTGGCGGTTTCGATCGTCACCAACATGGGTTTGCTGGCGGTGTTCAAGTACACCGGCTTCGCCGCGGAGAACGTCAACGCTCTCGGCCGCGCGCTGGGGATGGGACACGATCTCGTGCCGGTGCTGCACCTCGTGCTGCCGGTGGGAATCTCGTTCTACACGTTCAAGGCGATGAGCTACGCCATCGACGTCTACCGCGGCGAAGCCCGGCCCATGCGCCGCTTCACCGACTACATGTGCTTCGAGGCGTTCTTCCCCGATCTGGTCGCCGGCCCGATCATTCGCTACGCCGCGCTGGAACAGCAGATGCGCGAACGCCAGCACACCTGGGACAAGTTCGCCCGCGGCGTGGCCTTCTTCGCCTTCGGCATGGGCAAGAAGATCTTGCTGGCCAACCCGATGGGTCACATCGCCGACACCGCCTTCGCCGGCGGCGCCCTGCACGTGGGCGACGCCTGGTTCGGGATCTTCGGCTACGCGTTTCAGATCTACTTCGATTTCTCCGGATACTCGGACATGGCGGTCGGGCTGGCGCTGATGATGGGCTTTGTCCTGATCCAGAACTTCGATTCGCCGTACAAGGCGGACAACATCACCGATTTCTGGCGGCGCTGGCACATCAGCCTGTCGACGTGGCTGCGCGATTACCTGTACATCCCGCTGGGCGGCAACCGCAAAGGCCCGGTCCGCACGTACGTCAACCTGATGGCTGTCATGCTGCTGGGCGGCCTGTGGCACGGCGCCAGCTGGAACTTCATCATCTGGGGACTCATCCACGGCGGCATGCTGGCCTTCGAACGCGCGCAGGGAAAAAACAGCCCTTACCGCCGGCTGCCGCACCCGGTGCGGGTGGGCATCACGTTCATCGTGGTGTGTCTGTCGTGGGTCTTCTTCCGCGCCAAGACGCTGGGACAGGCGCTGGTCTATTTCAAATCGATGCTGGGCCTGGCCACCGTGACCTCGGCGGCCGACAGCGTGGCGGGCGCGATGTACACGCCTTATCACGGCGCGATGTTCGTGCTCTGCGGCATCACTGTCTGGGGCCTGCCAAACACCTGGGCCTTCACCAACAAGCTGTCCGTCGGACGCTCGGTCGGCGGTATGGCTTTGCTGGCGCTGGCGATCTTGATGATGTGGACCCAAACAGTTAACCCGTTCCTGTATTTCCAGTTCTAA
- a CDS encoding transglutaminase family protein — protein MNRSIVVVVIGSLLGGACHGSHGGGANRDATTRTLLAAGRDRTPSTKSDDQEWAAAELQRIAARARAERQRDPGAGAAAAINRTLFDVLAFSREVDDADIAFVLLPSVLRRRRGSCVGLGALYIALGALLDVPVAGVVVPGHFFVRVAEGGRSRNVELLRRGEEMPDDWYRARYPIAGDGASAYGRLLTVTEVRGVIEYNVGQQAKRLNQLADARRAYQRATEDFPAFAEAHASLGATLHLLGALDDAAAAYAAAARAYPLLPGLRDNINLLDVERRGPSSADH, from the coding sequence GTGAATCGGTCGATCGTCGTCGTGGTCATCGGGTCGTTGCTGGGCGGTGCTTGCCACGGCAGCCACGGCGGGGGCGCGAACCGTGACGCGACGACGCGGACACTGCTGGCTGCCGGCCGTGACCGGACGCCGTCCACGAAAAGCGACGACCAGGAATGGGCGGCGGCCGAGCTTCAGCGCATCGCCGCCCGGGCGCGCGCGGAGCGCCAGCGCGATCCGGGCGCGGGCGCGGCGGCGGCGATCAACCGGACGCTGTTCGACGTGCTGGCGTTTTCGCGCGAGGTGGACGATGCGGACATCGCGTTCGTGCTGCTGCCCTCGGTGCTGCGCCGGCGGCGCGGCAGCTGTGTCGGGCTGGGCGCGCTTTACATCGCGCTGGGCGCGCTGCTGGACGTTCCCGTGGCGGGAGTGGTGGTGCCGGGACATTTCTTCGTTCGCGTCGCCGAAGGCGGCCGCTCGCGCAACGTCGAGCTGCTCCGGCGCGGTGAAGAGATGCCCGACGACTGGTACCGAGCCCGCTACCCCATCGCTGGCGACGGCGCATCGGCTTATGGCCGCCTGCTGACCGTCACCGAAGTGCGCGGCGTTATCGAATACAACGTCGGCCAGCAAGCAAAGCGCCTCAATCAACTGGCCGACGCGCGCCGCGCCTACCAGCGCGCCACCGAAGATTTCCCCGCCTTCGCTGAGGCTCACGCCAGCCTGGGCGCGACGCTGCACCTGCTGGGCGCTCTGGACGACGCGGCCGCCGCTTATGCCGCCGCCGCCCGGGCGTACCCACTTTTACCAGGCCTAAGAGACAATATCAATTTGCTTGACGTCGAACGCCGCGGCCCCTCCAGCGCCGACCATTGA
- a CDS encoding tetratricopeptide repeat protein, protein MTTGDFWRRFRSAQCPTGWKLGQAASQGLTAAQTTHVESCAHCASELRALEQLGRRARTLTAPIIPAASRTRIVMALRSEASGPRRRALSMGRPWRWSAAAALALTIGAGTLLASLYHGTRNPPAPAASASHASVRVIGQAAYDRAQTGGDEIIRLESGTIDLEVKPLAPTERLRVMVGDATVEVRGTHFDITAAGNRLQSVHVHHGVVDVSIGDKRVTRLGEGDQWLASPPTPVAPSLVATDAPKRAPQKPALVTPPEAASRPPIQPSSRRASARWPVVASAAPPPPAPTIAAADRAAFQQGWMLLRQGDFMAAAAAFADLERRVPGDAIVEDALFWRGVALGRAGQRQQARAAIASFVSRFPQSARAGEASASLGWLLVEAGDRVGARSLFERAARDRSDRVRASARNGLQQIEAAEDAPADGREAAAASR, encoded by the coding sequence ATGACGACGGGAGATTTTTGGCGGCGCTTTCGATCGGCGCAATGCCCGACCGGATGGAAATTGGGTCAAGCCGCGTCGCAAGGATTGACCGCCGCACAGACCACGCACGTCGAATCGTGCGCCCATTGCGCCTCCGAGCTGCGGGCGCTGGAGCAGCTGGGCCGGCGCGCCCGCACGCTGACCGCGCCGATCATCCCGGCGGCATCGCGCACGCGCATCGTGATGGCGTTGCGCTCGGAAGCGTCGGGGCCGCGGCGGCGGGCCCTGTCGATGGGCCGACCGTGGCGCTGGTCGGCGGCAGCGGCGCTGGCGTTGACGATCGGGGCCGGCACCTTGCTGGCGTCGCTCTATCACGGAACGCGAAACCCGCCCGCGCCCGCGGCGTCGGCGTCGCACGCCTCGGTGCGCGTGATCGGACAAGCGGCTTACGATCGCGCGCAAACCGGCGGTGACGAGATCATCCGCCTGGAATCCGGCACCATCGATCTCGAGGTCAAGCCGCTGGCCCCGACCGAGCGGCTGCGCGTGATGGTGGGCGACGCGACGGTCGAGGTGCGCGGCACGCACTTTGACATCACGGCCGCCGGCAATCGGCTGCAATCGGTGCACGTCCATCATGGCGTGGTCGACGTGAGCATCGGCGACAAGCGGGTGACCCGACTGGGCGAAGGCGATCAATGGTTGGCGTCGCCACCGACACCGGTTGCGCCGTCGCTGGTGGCCACCGACGCTCCGAAACGCGCACCGCAAAAACCCGCCCTGGTCACGCCGCCCGAAGCCGCGTCACGTCCACCGATACAACCGTCGTCGCGGCGAGCAAGCGCCCGCTGGCCAGTGGTGGCGTCAGCGGCGCCGCCGCCGCCCGCGCCGACGATCGCCGCCGCCGATCGCGCCGCTTTCCAGCAAGGCTGGATGCTGCTTCGCCAGGGCGACTTCATGGCCGCCGCCGCCGCCTTCGCCGATCTCGAACGACGCGTGCCGGGCGACGCCATCGTCGAGGACGCCCTGTTCTGGCGCGGGGTGGCTTTGGGCCGCGCCGGTCAGCGGCAGCAAGCGCGCGCCGCCATCGCCAGCTTTGTCAGCCGATTCCCGCAATCGGCCCGCGCCGGCGAGGCCAGCGCCTCGCTGGGTTGGCTGCTGGTCGAAGCCGGCGATCGGGTGGGCGCGCGGTCATTGTTTGAACGCGCCGCGCGCGATCGCTCCGACCGCGTTCGGGCCAGCGCCCGCAACGGCCTGCAACAGATCGAAGCAGCCGAAGATGCGCCGGCCGACGGGAGAGAAGCCGCCGCCGCTAGTCGCTGA
- a CDS encoding response regulator transcription factor, which yields MTETVSTGRRVLVVEDEPDLRELLSFNLQSNGYSVETAESGAVAIARLDAFLPDVVLLDLMLPDMSGTEICRRIRSAADGRQPVVIMLTAKGEEIDRVVGFELGANDYVVKPFSMRELVLRVNAFVRRRRLGPEPEVDGKTRGKRRAVAIGPLTVDTDAHRVFVGGQEVHVSALEMRFLSYLVDHRGRVRSRDDLLEDVWGYSPGATTRTVDTHVKRLRDKLGAAGALIETVRGAGYRLSDAEEPRPLEE from the coding sequence ATGACGGAAACAGTCTCTACCGGTCGCCGCGTTTTGGTCGTCGAAGACGAACCGGATCTGCGCGAGCTGCTCAGTTTCAACCTGCAGAGCAACGGATACAGCGTGGAGACGGCCGAGTCCGGGGCGGTGGCCATCGCTCGTCTGGACGCTTTTCTGCCCGATGTCGTGCTGCTGGATTTGATGCTGCCGGATATGTCCGGCACGGAGATCTGCCGGCGCATTCGCAGCGCGGCGGACGGCCGCCAGCCGGTGGTGATCATGCTGACCGCCAAGGGCGAAGAGATCGATCGCGTGGTGGGGTTCGAGCTGGGCGCCAATGACTATGTCGTCAAGCCGTTCAGCATGCGCGAGCTGGTGCTGCGGGTGAACGCTTTTGTCCGCCGTCGGCGTCTCGGTCCAGAGCCGGAGGTCGACGGCAAGACGCGCGGCAAGCGGCGCGCGGTGGCCATCGGGCCGCTGACCGTCGACACCGACGCCCATCGCGTGTTCGTGGGCGGCCAGGAGGTTCATGTCAGCGCGCTGGAGATGCGCTTTTTGTCGTACCTGGTCGATCACCGCGGGCGCGTGCGGTCCCGCGACGATCTGCTGGAAGACGTCTGGGGCTATAGCCCGGGCGCGACCACCCGTACCGTCGACACGCACGTCAAGCGGTTGCGCGATAAGCTGGGCGCCGCCGGAGCCTTGATCGAAACCGTGCGCGGGGCCGGCTACCGCTTGTCCGACGCCGAGGAGCCGCGACCGCTGGAAGAGTAG
- a CDS encoding NAD-dependent epimerase/dehydratase family protein: MPAQRIAVLGAGGFLGSHIVPALRVALGCEIEAVDINLGKLAGDDPGVHRIAARLDAPGLIDGITARCPTVISLTALCNPALYSTKPLDVIDANYTELVPLVKACAARGNRLIHFSTCEVYGRLALDAHGRPMEVMNEDGSGFFLGPVHRERWTYACAKQLLERVIFAHGQHGALAFTIIRPFNVIGPRMDFLPGIDGEGVPRVLASFMNALLRGQPLPLVDGGQQRRTFISVHDFVDAVVRVVERPSVCRGEILNLGNPDNDLTIRALGEELSRAFVAAQGGPPPQFETVTAAAIYGAGYDDTAERIPDIGKARRLLSWNPQTPLPAMLPEIIADYVARYRPLLDHQAATVATTARKISGA; this comes from the coding sequence ATGCCAGCGCAGCGAATCGCAGTCCTGGGCGCCGGTGGATTTCTGGGGTCGCACATCGTGCCGGCCTTGCGGGTCGCGCTCGGCTGCGAGATCGAGGCGGTGGACATCAACCTTGGCAAGCTGGCGGGCGACGACCCCGGCGTTCACCGGATCGCCGCCCGCCTGGATGCGCCGGGTTTGATTGACGGGATCACCGCGCGCTGCCCGACGGTGATCTCGCTGACCGCGCTGTGCAATCCGGCGCTTTACAGCACCAAACCGCTGGACGTCATCGACGCCAACTACACCGAGCTGGTTCCGCTGGTGAAGGCGTGCGCCGCTCGCGGCAACCGGCTGATCCATTTTTCCACCTGCGAGGTGTACGGACGGCTGGCCCTGGATGCGCATGGCCGCCCGATGGAGGTCATGAACGAAGACGGCTCCGGTTTTTTCCTGGGGCCGGTGCACCGCGAGCGCTGGACCTACGCCTGCGCGAAGCAGCTTCTCGAACGGGTGATCTTCGCCCACGGCCAGCACGGCGCGCTGGCGTTCACCATCATTCGCCCGTTCAACGTCATCGGGCCACGGATGGATTTTCTTCCCGGCATCGACGGCGAAGGCGTACCGCGCGTGCTGGCGTCGTTCATGAATGCGCTTCTACGCGGCCAACCACTGCCGCTGGTCGACGGCGGGCAGCAACGGCGGACGTTCATCTCGGTGCACGATTTCGTGGACGCGGTGGTGCGGGTGGTGGAACGGCCCAGCGTCTGTCGCGGGGAGATCTTGAATCTCGGCAACCCGGACAACGACCTCACCATCCGCGCGCTGGGCGAGGAATTGTCACGGGCCTTCGTCGCCGCGCAGGGTGGGCCGCCGCCGCAATTCGAGACCGTCACCGCGGCCGCGATCTATGGCGCCGGCTACGACGACACCGCCGAACGCATTCCCGACATCGGCAAGGCGCGGCGGCTCTTAAGCTGGAACCCGCAGACGCCCCTGCCGGCGATGCTGCCGGAGATCATCGCCGACTATGTGGCCCGTTACCGTCCGCTGCTGGACCATCAAGCCGCCACGGTCGCAACCACCGCCCGCAAGATCAGCGGCGCCTGA
- a CDS encoding NAD-dependent epimerase/dehydratase family protein, whose translation MTAEARDATDDDQRASGRGRLALVTGAAGVMGARLVRGLVDAGWTVRALVLPGDPLRTRLAGLGCDLREGDVSERESLRGACDDVDTVFHLAAVIISPDPSVFQRVNRNGTAHLVREAAAARVRHFIYVSSASVVYPRRTLYAESKLQAEKLVTDERAFAHTIVRPTLVYEENGGQEFLMFLDYLRRFPVVPFIGDGRALKRPVLAADIVDGLMRLAGNPRAFGKTYNFSGGEAISIGALAHLMLRYHGGDRRFVHLPVWLCRLAARLMALVMAKPPLTSNAIAGLVNDANLDPGEATHDLGYRPLGVHNGFSRCFSPVTAPNMIPGGSVQLSAQEGNGR comes from the coding sequence GTGACAGCCGAAGCCCGCGATGCCACCGACGATGACCAGCGCGCCAGCGGGCGCGGGCGCCTGGCGCTGGTGACGGGCGCGGCCGGCGTGATGGGCGCGCGGTTGGTGCGCGGTCTTGTCGACGCCGGCTGGACGGTGCGCGCGCTGGTGCTGCCGGGCGATCCGCTGCGCACGCGCCTCGCCGGCCTGGGCTGTGACCTACGCGAGGGCGACGTCAGCGAGCGCGAATCGCTGCGCGGGGCCTGCGACGACGTGGACACAGTCTTTCACCTGGCGGCGGTGATCATCTCGCCTGATCCGTCGGTGTTTCAGCGGGTGAACCGCAACGGCACCGCCCATCTGGTGCGCGAGGCGGCGGCGGCACGCGTGCGGCATTTCATCTACGTCTCGTCGGCGTCAGTGGTCTATCCGCGCCGCACGCTGTACGCCGAATCAAAGCTGCAAGCTGAAAAGCTGGTCACCGACGAACGCGCCTTCGCCCACACCATCGTGCGGCCAACGCTGGTCTACGAAGAAAACGGGGGTCAAGAGTTCTTGATGTTCCTCGATTACCTGCGCCGTTTTCCGGTGGTGCCGTTCATCGGCGACGGGCGTGCGCTTAAACGACCGGTGCTGGCCGCCGACATCGTCGACGGCCTCATGCGCCTGGCTGGCAACCCGCGCGCTTTTGGCAAGACCTACAACTTCAGCGGCGGCGAAGCGATCAGCATCGGCGCGCTGGCGCATCTGATGCTGCGCTATCATGGCGGCGATCGGCGCTTCGTCCACCTGCCGGTGTGGCTCTGTCGACTGGCGGCGCGCCTGATGGCCCTGGTGATGGCCAAGCCGCCCCTGACCAGCAACGCCATCGCCGGCCTGGTCAACGACGCGAACCTCGATCCCGGCGAGGCGACGCACGATCTCGGCTATCGGCCGCTGGGCGTCCACAACGGATTTTCTCGCTGTTTTTCCCCGGTAACCGCTCCAAACATGATTCCGGGCGGGTCGGTTCAACTGTCAGCGCAAGAAGGGAACGGGAGATGA
- a CDS encoding RNA polymerase sigma factor: MTANTSGKTSGKLLLLHRARQAHRELSDEDLLTACARGEAVALEELFNRHGDRVYRVLGRARGVDAKDLDDLVQSTFIEVFRSAPGYAGKAAVSTWLLGIAVNVMRHHVRGESRRRSMVAAATDALWRTTADPPDEDAVRSQFLSRLERSLALLPSDLSLVFTLCEIEGLRGVDVARALGIPEGTVWRRLHDARTRLRAALMEGNGP, encoded by the coding sequence ATGACCGCAAACACGTCGGGAAAGACCAGCGGAAAACTGCTTTTGCTTCACCGCGCGAGGCAGGCGCACCGGGAATTGTCCGACGAAGATCTGCTGACCGCCTGCGCGCGCGGCGAGGCGGTGGCGCTGGAAGAGTTGTTCAACCGCCACGGCGATCGCGTGTACCGCGTCCTTGGCCGGGCCCGCGGCGTCGACGCCAAGGATCTGGACGATCTGGTGCAGTCGACCTTCATCGAAGTGTTTCGGTCAGCGCCTGGCTATGCTGGCAAGGCGGCGGTCAGCACCTGGTTGCTGGGCATCGCCGTCAACGTCATGCGCCACCACGTGCGCGGCGAATCGCGACGGCGATCGATGGTGGCGGCGGCGACGGACGCGCTTTGGCGAACCACCGCCGACCCGCCCGACGAAGACGCCGTGCGCAGCCAGTTTCTTTCGCGCCTGGAACGCAGCCTGGCTCTGCTGCCGAGTGATCTGTCGCTGGTCTTCACGCTGTGCGAGATCGAAGGCCTGCGTGGCGTCGACGTGGCCCGAGCGCTGGGCATTCCCGAAGGAACGGTGTGGAGGCGGCTGCACGACGCACGCACGCGCTTGCGGGCCGCGTTGATGGAAGGGAACGGGCCATGA